The following proteins are encoded in a genomic region of Xanthomonas cassavae CFBP 4642:
- a CDS encoding potassium transporter Kup — MSQTSTPAAGHGHAPVNGHMALVIGAIGVVFGDIGTSPLYTLKEAFSPHYGLTSDHDTVLGVLSLAFWALMITVTLKYVTIIMRADNDGEGGIMALMALAQRTLKQGSRSAYVVGILGIFGASLFFGDGVITPAISVMGAVEGLEIAAPSLHPFIVPITVVVLLLVFMAQRFGTEKVGKVFGPITCLWFLSLGAIGIWNIVDAPEVMKAFNPWWAIRFFMEHGWHGVFILGAVVLAVTGGEALYADMGHFGARPIRHGWYFFVLPMLLLNYLGQGALVLNHPSALKNPFFEAVPGWALYPMIILATLAAVIASQAVITGAYSVARQAMQLGYIPRMLVKHTSRDTIGQIYVPGINWLLMVMVIALVLIFRSSTNLAVAYGISVSMTMLIDTLLLALVARALWPRWRSWVLPLCVVFFIIELAFVVANGAKLLQGAWFPLALGIVVFTLMRTWRRGRALLREEIRKDGIRIDSFLPGLMLAPPARVPGMAVFLTADPMVVPHALMHNLKHNKVLHERNIFLNVDTLPIPYAPADKRLQIESIGDEFYRVYVRFGFMETPDVPLALMRSCDQGGIHFDPMDTTFFASRETIVASANRGMPIWRDKLFALMHRNAAPATGFFRIPGNRLVELGAQVEI; from the coding sequence ATGTCACAGACCTCCACTCCTGCAGCGGGCCATGGCCACGCGCCCGTCAACGGCCACATGGCCCTGGTCATCGGCGCCATTGGTGTCGTCTTCGGCGATATCGGCACTAGCCCGCTGTACACCCTGAAGGAGGCGTTCTCGCCGCACTACGGCTTGACCAGCGACCACGACACCGTGCTCGGCGTGCTGTCGCTGGCATTCTGGGCGCTGATGATCACGGTGACGCTCAAGTACGTCACCATTATCATGCGCGCCGACAACGACGGCGAGGGCGGCATCATGGCGCTGATGGCGCTGGCCCAGCGCACCCTCAAGCAGGGCTCGCGCTCGGCGTACGTGGTGGGCATTCTCGGCATCTTCGGCGCCTCGCTGTTCTTCGGCGACGGCGTGATCACCCCGGCCATCTCGGTGATGGGCGCGGTGGAAGGCCTGGAGATCGCCGCGCCCAGCCTGCATCCCTTCATCGTGCCGATCACCGTGGTGGTGCTGCTGCTGGTGTTCATGGCCCAGCGCTTCGGCACCGAAAAGGTCGGCAAGGTGTTCGGGCCGATCACCTGCCTGTGGTTCCTGTCGCTGGGGGCGATCGGCATCTGGAACATCGTCGACGCGCCGGAGGTGATGAAGGCCTTCAACCCCTGGTGGGCGATCCGCTTCTTCATGGAGCACGGCTGGCACGGCGTGTTCATCCTCGGCGCGGTGGTGCTGGCGGTGACCGGCGGCGAGGCGCTGTATGCGGACATGGGCCATTTCGGCGCGCGCCCGATCCGCCACGGCTGGTATTTTTTCGTACTGCCGATGCTGCTGCTCAATTACCTGGGCCAGGGCGCGCTGGTGCTCAATCACCCATCCGCACTGAAGAACCCGTTCTTCGAGGCGGTGCCGGGCTGGGCGCTGTATCCGATGATCATTCTGGCCACGCTGGCGGCGGTGATCGCCTCGCAGGCGGTGATCACCGGCGCCTATTCGGTGGCCCGCCAGGCCATGCAGCTGGGCTATATCCCGCGCATGCTGGTCAAGCACACCTCGCGCGACACCATCGGCCAGATCTACGTGCCCGGCATCAACTGGTTGCTGATGGTGATGGTGATCGCGCTGGTGCTGATCTTCCGCAGCTCCACCAATCTGGCGGTGGCCTACGGCATCTCGGTGTCGATGACCATGTTGATCGACACCCTGCTGCTGGCGCTGGTGGCGCGCGCGCTGTGGCCGCGCTGGCGCAGCTGGGTGCTGCCGCTGTGCGTGGTGTTCTTCATCATCGAACTGGCCTTCGTCGTCGCCAACGGCGCAAAGCTGCTGCAGGGCGCCTGGTTCCCGCTGGCGCTGGGCATCGTGGTGTTCACCCTGATGCGCACCTGGCGCCGCGGCCGTGCGCTGTTGCGCGAAGAGATCCGCAAGGACGGTATCCGCATCGACAGCTTCCTGCCCGGGCTGATGCTGGCGCCGCCGGCGCGCGTGCCCGGCATGGCGGTGTTCCTGACCGCCGATCCGATGGTGGTGCCGCATGCGTTGATGCATAACCTCAAGCACAACAAGGTGCTGCACGAACGCAACATCTTCCTCAACGTGGACACGCTGCCGATCCCGTACGCGCCGGCGGACAAGCGGCTGCAGATCGAATCGATCGGCGACGAGTTCTACCGCGTCTATGTGCGCTTCGGCTTCATGGAAACGCCGGACGTGCCGCTGGCGCTGATGCGTTCCTGCGACCAGGGCGGCATCCATTTCGACCCGATGGACACCACCTTCTTCGCCAGTCGCGAGACCATCGTGGCCAGCGCCAACCGCGGCATGCCGATCTGGCGCGACAAGCTGTTCGCGCTGATGCATCGCAATGCCGCCCCGGCGACTGGCTTCTTCCGCATCCCCGGCAACCGCCTGGTCGAGTTGGGCGCGCAGGTCGAGATCTGA
- the ruvA gene encoding Holliday junction branch migration protein RuvA: MIGRLRGILAYKQPPWLVIDVGGVGYELEAPMSTFYDLPDVGRDVILFTHYAQKEDSVALYGFLREGERRLFRDVQKVTGIGAKIALAVLSGVSVDEFARLITSGDITALTRIPGIGKKTAERMVVELRDRAADFSSGAPITGQLGPDAVSEATVALQQLGYKPAEAARMAREAGAEGDDVATVIRKALQAALR, from the coding sequence ATGATCGGCCGTCTGCGCGGGATTCTGGCCTACAAGCAGCCGCCGTGGCTGGTGATCGACGTGGGCGGGGTGGGGTACGAGCTGGAGGCGCCGATGAGCACCTTCTACGACCTGCCCGATGTCGGTCGCGACGTCATCCTGTTTACCCATTACGCGCAAAAGGAAGACAGCGTCGCGCTGTACGGCTTCCTGCGCGAGGGCGAGCGGCGCTTGTTTCGCGATGTGCAGAAGGTCACCGGCATCGGCGCCAAGATCGCGCTGGCGGTGCTGTCTGGGGTCAGCGTGGACGAGTTTGCCCGCCTGATCACCAGCGGCGACATTACCGCGCTCACGCGCATTCCCGGTATCGGCAAGAAGACCGCCGAGCGCATGGTGGTGGAGCTACGCGACCGCGCGGCCGACTTCAGCAGCGGAGCGCCGATCACCGGCCAGCTCGGTCCGGACGCGGTGTCCGAAGCCACCGTCGCCCTGCAGCAACTGGGCTACAAGCCGGCCGAGGCCGCACGCATGGCACGCGAGGCCGGGGCAGAAGGCGACGATGTCGCCACGGTCATCCGCAAGGCCCTCCAGGCCGCATTGCGTTAA
- the ruvC gene encoding crossover junction endodeoxyribonuclease RuvC, producing MTRILGIDPGSQRTGVGIIDIDQGGRSRHVHHAPVMLLGEGDFSQRLKRLLHGLGELIETYRPDEVAIEKVFMGKSADSALKLGHARGAAICAVVMRDLPVHEYAATEIKLALVGKGGADKLQVQHMVGIMLNLKGKLQPDAADALAVAITHAHVRATAQRLGVNTQQAWSRKR from the coding sequence ATGACCCGCATCCTGGGCATCGATCCCGGCTCGCAGCGCACCGGGGTTGGCATCATCGATATCGACCAGGGCGGTCGCAGCCGGCATGTGCACCATGCGCCAGTGATGCTGCTGGGCGAGGGCGACTTCTCCCAGCGGCTCAAGCGGCTGCTGCACGGGCTGGGCGAGTTGATCGAGACCTACAGGCCGGATGAAGTGGCGATCGAAAAGGTCTTCATGGGCAAAAGCGCCGATTCGGCGCTCAAACTCGGCCACGCCCGCGGTGCGGCGATCTGCGCGGTGGTCATGCGCGACCTGCCGGTGCACGAGTACGCGGCCACCGAAATCAAGCTTGCGCTGGTCGGCAAGGGCGGCGCGGACAAGCTGCAGGTCCAGCACATGGTGGGCATCATGCTCAACCTCAAAGGCAAGCTGCAGCCCGACGCCGCCGATGCACTGGCCGTCGCCATCACCCACGCCCACGTCCGCGCCACCGCGCAGCGTCTGGGCGTCAACACCCAACAGGCCTGGAGCCGCAAGAGATGA